The following coding sequences are from one Musa acuminata AAA Group cultivar baxijiao chromosome BXJ2-4, Cavendish_Baxijiao_AAA, whole genome shotgun sequence window:
- the LOC103982236 gene encoding patatin-like protein 3: MAFAPALVEPSVDVDKLSYEIFSILESKFLFGIDDPKLLLSSSSSSASPADAPVPRPAAPGGKVRILSIDGGGRSSDALLAAASLARLESSLRSRSGDPSARVADFFDVAAGSGAGGVLAALLFTHGPDGRPLLAADEALRFLLERSGRSFVPVRRGPLGWLLHWRPGAALRRVFGDATLRDTVKPVLVPCYDLATGAPFLFSRADAVEADGFDFRIREVCAATCADPAAGAAPVEMRSADGRTRIAAVGGGVAMGNPAAAAITHVLNNKQEFPFAAGVEDLMVLSLGSTVGCVGPEGGAGRRRLVPSPSELVRIAGEGVADMVDQAIAMAFGHHRTNNYVRIQVTGYESSNYTSKINNVIKSLSSLEEKLSERNIESMLFRGKNFSEQTNVEKLEWFAGELIKEEEKRKKSQIPIVVLKQVMTPRTSSTTASTIITTTTTTITTSPSR, translated from the exons ATGGCGTTTGCGCCGGCCCTGGTGGAGCCGAGCGTGGACGTCGACAAGCTGAGCTACGAGATCTTCTCCATCCTCGAGAGCAAGTTCCTCTTCGGCATCGACGACCCCaagctcctcctctcctcctcctcctcttccgcctCGCCCGCCGATGCCCCCGTGCCCCGGCCCGCCGCCCCCGGGGGCAAGGTCCGCATTCTTTCCATCGACGGCGGCGGTCGCTCCTCCGACGCCCTCCTCGCCGCCGCTTCCCTCGCGCGCCTCGAGTCCTCCCTCCGCAGCCGCTCGGGCGACCCCTCCGCTCGCGTCGCCGACTTCTTCGACGTAGCTGCCGGGTCCGGGGCCGGGGGCGTCCTCGCCGCCTTGCTCTTCACCCACGGCCCCGACGGTCGGCCCCTCTTGGCGGCCGATGAGGCGCTGCGGTTCCTCCTCGAACGGAGTGGCCGGTCGTTCGTTCCCGTCAGGAGAGGCCCGCTCGGGTGGCTGCTCCATTGGCGGCCCGGGGCGGCGCTCCGGCGGGTGTTCGGAGACGCGACTTTGCGGGACACCGTGAAGCCGGTGCTGGTGCCGTGTTACGACCTGGCGACGGGGGCGCCGTTCCTGTTCTCGCGGGCGGACGCGGTGGAGGCGGACGGTTTCGACTTCCGGATCCGGGAGGTGTGCGCCGCCACGTGCGCGGACCCGGCGGCGGGGGCGGCGCCGGTGGAGATGAGGTCCGCGGACGGGCGGACGCGCATCGCCGCCGTCGGTGGCGGGGTTGCGATGGGCAACCCGGCGGCCGCGGCCATCACGCACGTGCTCAACAACAAGCAGGAGTTCCCCTTCGCCGCGGGGGTGGAGGACCTCATGGTGCTCTCTCTGGGGAGCACCGTCGGCTGCGTAGGGCCAGAGGGCGGAGCCGGAAGGCGGCGGCTGGTGCCGTCGCCGTCGGAGCTCGTGAGGATCGCCGGCGAGGGCGTCGCGGACATG GTGGATCAGGCGATTGCTATGGCATTTGGGCATCACAGGACTAATAATTATGTGCGAATTCAG GTTACTGGATACGAATCGAGCAATTacacttcaaaaataaataatgtcATCAAATCGCTTAGTTCATTAGAGGAGAAATTATCGGAGAGGAACATCGAATCGATGTTGTTTAGAGGGAAAAATTTCTCGGAGCAAACCAATGTCGAAAAGCTCGAGTGGTTCGCAGGTGAGCTCatcaaagaggaggagaagagaaagaagagtcaGATCCCCATCGTAGTACTAAAACAAGTCATGACTCCGAGAACTTCCTCCACGACAGCCTCCACTATtattaccaccaccaccaccacgattACGACCTCGCCGTCGCGTTAA